The Dehalococcoidia bacterium genome segment TGCTGGAGGTGCTGCGCCAGGACTACATCCGCACGGCCTGGTCCAAGGGGTTGAGCGAGAGGGTCGTCATCCTGCGCCACGCCCTGCGCAACGCCCTAATACCGGTGGTCACCGTCATCGGCCTCCAGATTCCGGTCCTGGTGGCGGGAGCGGTGATCCTGGAGAACATCTTCCTGCTGCCCGGCGTAGGGCGCTATCTGGTGCAGTCGGCCGCCAGCTTCGACTACCCGGTAGTGCAGGGGATCACGCTGCTCATCGCCACAGTGGTGGTCCTGTCCAACCTGATCGTCGACCTGTCCTACGCAGCCCTGGACCCGCGAGTGCGCTACTAGGCTTGGGGGATAGCGATGGCGACGCACGCGCTGGAAGAGGCCCTGCCCGCTGGCGCCCTGCCTTTCGAGACCAGGCCCTGGCCGGTCCGGGCTGCTCGCGGGCTCCTGTGGTTCGCCCGTCGCAAGCCCCTGGGCTTTCTGGGCCTCCTGATCATCCTGACCATGCTGCTGTTCGCCGCTGCCGCAGCCCTGGATATCCCGGCCCGCTACAGCCAGGTCCGGGGCGGCAACGTTGGCTTCCTGTACCCCTACGACTACCAGGTGCTGCGCGACCGTCAGCAGGGCGTATCGCTGAAGCACCTGATGGGGACCGACAACCTCGGGCGCGACACCTTTAGCCGCATCGTCTATGGGGCCAAGGTGTCGGTGTTCATCGGCTTCAGCGCCGTGGCCATCTCCCAGGCGCTGGCAGCCATCGTCGGCACCATCAGCGGCTACTATGGCGGGCGCTTCGACGTGCTCTTCCAGCGGGTGGTGGACATCTGGCAGGCGTTGCCAGGGCTGGTGGCCCTCATCTTCATCGTGTCGGTGCTGGGCAACAACCTGGTGGTCATCACTGTGGCCATCGGGGCCTTGGGGGCAGCGGGCGCGTCCCGCATCATCCGCGGCGCAGTCATCAGCATCAAGCAGAACGCCTACATCGAGGCGGCGCGGGTGGTGGGAGCCACCGACCTGCGCATCCTGATATTCCATATCCTGCCCAACGTCTTCCACCTGATCATCATCGGGGCATCCATCGGCATCGGCGGTGCCATACTGGCCGAGTCGGCCCTGGCCTTCCTGGGCTTCGGCCTCCCGCCTCCCTACCCCTCCTGGGGACGGATGCTGAACGTGGCACGGGAGTTCCTGACCAGCAATCCCATGATGGCCATCTGGCCCGGGCTGGCGCTGACGGTAACTGTGTTCGCTTTCAACGTCCTGGGAGACGCCTTGCGCGACGTCCTCGACCCACGCCTGCGGGGCAG includes the following:
- a CDS encoding ABC transporter permease yields the protein MATHALEEALPAGALPFETRPWPVRAARGLLWFARRKPLGFLGLLIILTMLLFAAAAALDIPARYSQVRGGNVGFLYPYDYQVLRDRQQGVSLKHLMGTDNLGRDTFSRIVYGAKVSVFIGFSAVAISQALAAIVGTISGYYGGRFDVLFQRVVDIWQALPGLVALIFIVSVLGNNLVVITVAIGALGAAGASRIIRGAVISIKQNAYIEAARVVGATDLRILIFHILPNVFHLIIIGASIGIGGAILAESALAFLGFGLPPPYPSWGRMLNVAREFLTSNPMMAIWPGLALTVTVFAFNVLGDALRDVLDPRLRGSR